A region of Lemur catta isolate mLemCat1 chromosome 22, mLemCat1.pri, whole genome shotgun sequence DNA encodes the following proteins:
- the LOC123626591 gene encoding cystatin-C-like encodes MASPLCAPLLLLAILAVTLAVTLAKTVAKSSKRSGGIEEADVSDEEVQQALDLPSAKTTRRAMTCTTAECGRCACPPAGKALLF; translated from the exons ATGGCCAGCCCTCTGTGTGCCCCACTGCTCCTGCTGGCCATCCTGGCCGTGACCCTGGCCGTGACCCTGGCCAAGACCGTGGCCAAGAGCTCCAAACGTTCGGGCGGCATCGAGGAAGCAGATGTCAGTGATGAGGAAGTGCAGCAGGCGCTGGACTTGCCATCAGCAAAGACAACGAGGAGAGCAATGACGTGTACTACAGCCGAGTGCGGCAGGTGTGCGTGCCCGCCAGCAG GAAAAGCTCTGCTCTTTTGA